The sequence tttggaaggCGAAGAACAGAAGGGGAAGCCTATTGTGGTCATTTTGGTCGGCGCACCGGGTAGTGGCAAATCCACTTTCTGCGAGCAAGTCATCAGCTTATCTACCCGTCCATGGGTTCGCGTTTGCCAGGTTTTCTATTCCTCTAGTTTTTGTCTGATGGGTGTTTGATTATATGCTTCACTGGGGATTTCTTTTTCAATGGATTACCAATAAGGAAAGGAACCATGTAGAAAAAAGGCTATGATCTTATTTTGTGTCAGTAGAGGCGGGACCTCTAGTATAACATATTAAATTAATGTGAAATTTCACTCTATTTATCTATGCATAATGTATCATCAAAAGAAACAATTTGTAAAGCAACTAAGACTTTCTactaaaaaaaaaccatttaaaggataatattttgtttataaaactagaaaacaaatattaagtACATAGCCAGACAAGGATCAAATTGCTTGTtatgttacattttttttttcactggtTCAATGATTGTGGCTTTCTAACTATGCTTACTTTCAGCCTACTGTTAAATGGTCAGTCATCGGTGATAATAACTTATTGCTTGTagtttatgatattaaattcagGAAGAAATTAGCTGTGTTTAAGTCGCTTGTTTTGATTACTTTGGAATACATTTCCTTATTTGGTTAGATTCTACTTTGTTTTGCTTTGCAGGATACCATTGGGAATGGTAAAGCTGGAACCAAAGCTCAGTGTCTACAGAGTGCAAGCAGTGCTTTGGCAGACGGCAAAAGTGTGTTCATCGACAGATGCAATTTAGATAGGGCACAGCGTGCGGAGTTTGTGAAGCTTGGTAATTCCCAAGTAGATGTTCATGCTGTGGTGCTTGATCTCCCTGCAAAGCTTTGTATATCTAGATCTGTTAAACGAAGTGGCCATGAGGGAAACTTGCAGGGTGGAAAAGCCGCCGCAGTTGTGAATAGGATGCTACAAAATAAAGAATTGCCTAAATTGAGTGAAGGGTTTGCTAGAATAACATTTTGCCATAATGAAAGTGATGTTCAAGGTGCTCTTAATACATACAGTGCACTTGGTCCATTAGATACTCTCCCTCAAGGTGCTTTTGGACAGAAGAATCCGGATGCTAAAGTTCAAGTTGGTATAACGAAGTTCTTTAAGAAAACAGAGAGTCCTGCTAATGTTGGACCTGCTACAACTAATATTCAGGAGTCTGCTTCTTCAAAAATTGCTGAGGAAAAGGACCCCCACTTGAAAGGACCAGTTTCATTCTCAGCTAACACTGGTGAGAAGTTAACTGAAGATGAAGACCCAGTGATGGGCTCTGTTGGACTTGATGTTTCTATGAATGATGCTCCTACGCTGGCCTTCCCATCTATTTCAACATCAGATTTCAAGTTCAACCACGAGAAGGCATCTGACATTATTGTTGAGAAAGCTGAGGAATTTGTGAACAAGATTAAAAATGCTCGGCTTGTTTTAGTGGATTTGACGCATAgatcaaaaattttatctttagttAAGGCTAAAGCTACAAAGAAAAACATAGACTCCAATAGGTTCTTTACATTTGTGGGAGATATTACTCAACTTTATTCACAAGGAGGTTTACGCTGCAATGTAATAGCTAATGTTGCTAATTGGTAAGATGTATGGTTTCATGTGTTTAATTTAGATGCAGAGATTCTAATTAGTTATTTGTCCACAAGGTTGAAAACTTGAAATGATTGAACTAGAAAATTACGTTCTAAACAGTGTTTCATATGTTTAAAATATCTGGGGGATTTGAACCTAATGATGTGAAATTCTTAATCTCTGTCAAGGATGCTGTGGGTTAGGTCTATCTACAGAGATAGATAAAAGGTCATTAAATCTAGGAGGAACTTTGTGATGGGTTTATAGGGTTGTTCATTTGCTTGCATTAGTTATAATGTTGTTTAGGTATCTATTTCTTTGATAAAGCTCATTAGGGTGTCTTTAACATTCTTGGGCATGACTATGTAGGTACTGTATCTTCTAGAAATGttgtaatctaattttttttcctggGTCTTGACCCCTAGTTttgaaaaggtaaaaaaataaaaaaaaatgttttgttcTAAGCTGTCATGAAGGTTCTCTACCTTCTCTAGTGCATTTTTGTCACATTGGACAATCTAGTCTAGAATACTTTTGGTTTGATTCATTCCTTTAACTGTTTAATTGAGAAAGCCAAATGTGTTGATTACTTCTTGCTGTGTAAGTTGGATATGTTCTTTTGCACTATAATTTCacttaagaaaaattaatgcaaTCAGCTGTTTTTATACAATATTTGCCTGTCAGGAAGATCAAATGAAAGATATTTCGGTGCAGGCGACTGAAACCTGGAGGTGGAGGTGTTAATGCTGCAATCTTCAGTGCTGCGGGTCCAGCCCTGGATGTTGCAACTAAAGCACGAGCTAAATCTCTTCTTCCTGGGAACTCGCTGGTTGTTCCAGTCCCTTCAACTTCTCCCTTGTTTTCTAGGGAAGGGGTAACACATGTCATACATGTTCTAGGACccaacatgaacccagaaagaCCAAACTGTCTCAACAATGACTATGGTACAGGTTGCAAAATTCTCCGTGAGGCTTATACGTCCCTCTTTGAAAGTTTTGCATCAATAATAAAGAGTCAAGCAAAGTTACCTAAGGGAACCATAGAAATTCCTGGTTTTAAGCAGTCAGAGGTTCAGGATCACTCAGATAGTGCCCCTAGAAATAGTGAGCAGAAGATTAAGAGAGAAAACTTTCATGAATCTGCTAGGAGCAAAAAGTGCAAGGGATCCCAGGCTGAAGTTGGAAGCGATATTTCTGATTCTAGTGCTGCAAAGGTAAACCTGAGCAACGAAAAGTTTGATGGAAGCACAAAGAAAGCATGGGGATCATGGGCTCAGGCTCTTTACCATATTGCCATGCATCCAGAGAAGCATAAGGATGATGTGCTAGAGATATCAGATGATATTGTTGTGCTAAATGATCTATATCCGAAGGTAAATTTGACCCATCATATTTTTCTGTCCTCTGCTT comes from Ziziphus jujuba cultivar Dongzao chromosome 6, ASM3175591v1 and encodes:
- the LOC107430895 gene encoding transcription factor bHLH140; translated protein: MSESMEIDDASKPQGEEQKGKPIVVILVGAPGSGKSTFCEQVISLSTRPWVRVCQDTIGNGKAGTKAQCLQSASSALADGKSVFIDRCNLDRAQRAEFVKLGNSQVDVHAVVLDLPAKLCISRSVKRSGHEGNLQGGKAAAVVNRMLQNKELPKLSEGFARITFCHNESDVQGALNTYSALGPLDTLPQGAFGQKNPDAKVQVGITKFFKKTESPANVGPATTNIQESASSKIAEEKDPHLKGPVSFSANTGEKLTEDEDPVMGSVGLDVSMNDAPTLAFPSISTSDFKFNHEKASDIIVEKAEEFVNKIKNARLVLVDLTHRSKILSLVKAKATKKNIDSNRFFTFVGDITQLYSQGGLRCNVIANVANWRLKPGGGGVNAAIFSAAGPALDVATKARAKSLLPGNSLVVPVPSTSPLFSREGVTHVIHVLGPNMNPERPNCLNNDYGTGCKILREAYTSLFESFASIIKSQAKLPKGTIEIPGFKQSEVQDHSDSAPRNSEQKIKRENFHESARSKKCKGSQAEVGSDISDSSAAKVNLSNEKFDGSTKKAWGSWAQALYHIAMHPEKHKDDVLEISDDIVVLNDLYPKGRRHLLVLARHQGLDRLADVRNEHLHLLKTMHAVGLKWAEKFLQEDASLVFRLGYHPDPSMRQLHLHVISQDFDSKHLKHKKHWNSFNTAFFLDSVDLIEEVSSQGKAILKNDENLLSMELRCHRCRSAHPTIPRLKSHIGNCEAPFPANLLQNGRLVCAPSNAAAVDS